One region of Mucilaginibacter sp. 14171R-50 genomic DNA includes:
- a CDS encoding SusE domain-containing protein has product MKNIFYCLVAGIVALMFVSGCKKDKTIGNTNVSAVSNLFLPEDGKYIKIASGASGSVSFEWEQARAEDNGLVLYEVVFDKEGGDFSQPLYSVPSDGNGLYNKLTASFSDLNKIATLAGVKPQESGKVIWTVRSSKGINAVSSTQKRVVEIERPAGFTEIPTELFITGTATEGGDDLTKAIKMKQTAPGKFEAFTSLKAGSFHFADRTTGTPSTFSYDGTKLTEGGNTEFTGSTKVERIEVDMNVASYKTTEVTNVGLWFSADNKIWFDLTYAGNGTWEANDKSIVFHQESWGRDERYKFRFTFKNADGSTTTQYYGSANADNSAANAGTPPTYYYMLPVNNSQYDYTFKFNHDFDNKTADIKVIFNATVPQYTHTVTGN; this is encoded by the coding sequence ATGAAAAATATTTTTTACTGCCTGGTTGCAGGTATAGTAGCGCTGATGTTTGTATCTGGCTGCAAAAAAGATAAAACAATAGGTAATACAAACGTATCTGCGGTTAGCAACTTGTTTTTACCCGAAGATGGTAAATACATTAAGATTGCGTCAGGCGCATCGGGCTCTGTTTCGTTTGAATGGGAGCAGGCCCGCGCAGAAGATAACGGGTTGGTTTTATATGAAGTGGTATTCGATAAAGAGGGCGGTGATTTTTCACAGCCCCTTTATTCGGTGCCATCAGATGGTAACGGATTGTACAACAAGCTTACCGCATCGTTCAGCGATCTGAACAAAATTGCTACCCTGGCTGGTGTAAAGCCACAGGAATCGGGCAAGGTTATCTGGACAGTACGTTCATCAAAAGGTATTAATGCCGTCTCTTCCACACAAAAGCGCGTGGTTGAAATTGAGCGCCCTGCCGGCTTTACCGAAATACCAACCGAACTGTTTATAACAGGTACTGCAACCGAAGGTGGCGACGACCTGACCAAAGCCATCAAAATGAAACAAACCGCCCCGGGTAAATTTGAGGCGTTCACTTCGTTAAAAGCAGGCAGTTTCCACTTTGCTGACCGTACTACCGGTACACCGTCGACATTCTCGTATGATGGTACTAAGCTTACAGAAGGCGGCAATACAGAGTTTACCGGCTCAACCAAAGTTGAAAGGATAGAAGTTGATATGAATGTGGCATCGTACAAAACTACCGAGGTTACCAACGTAGGTTTATGGTTCTCTGCGGATAACAAGATATGGTTTGACCTTACTTATGCAGGCAATGGTACCTGGGAAGCAAATGATAAATCAATTGTATTCCACCAGGAATCATGGGGCCGCGACGAACGTTACAAGTTCAGGTTTACGTTCAAAAATGCCGATGGTTCAACAACAACCCAGTATTACGGCAGTGCAAATGCTGATAACAGCGCGGCAAATGCAGGTACACCGCCAACTTACTATTACATGTTGCCGGTAAACAACTCGCAGTACGATTATACATTTAAGTTTAACCACGATTTTGATAATAAAACTGCTGACATTAAAGTAATATTCAACGCTACCGTCCCTCAGTATACACACACGGTAACCGGTAACTAA
- a CDS encoding glycoside hydrolase family 76 protein — translation MNSITQHIKKVALAGLIPVVLTSCLKDKPFPLYGNKPTPAVDYTFAATADSLQEKTYTTFLSANGNYFVQNNAGNTNYNYWPQAHTLDVFTDAYLRTKNDIYKQRMKSLLNGTRITNGNKYQNEYYDDMEWLALASLRAFEATGDNDYMNAANILWTDIKTGKNDNQGGGIAWRKSQLDYKNTPANAPAIIFAARLYRLEHNADDLAIAKELYSWLKTTLVDPGSGIVWDGINGDHDGQISKNKFTYNQGTFIGAALELYNVTGDAAYLADAVRTASATIKDLDIAPGGLLRNEGQGDGGLFKGILVRYLTLLTLKDDVAAADREAYAKFLKYNAETLFVKGISRPDLMVSPDWKSKPSGTTDLTTQISGVTMMEAAATLKAAGKF, via the coding sequence ATGAACAGCATCACCCAACATATAAAAAAAGTGGCTTTGGCCGGGCTTATCCCGGTTGTGCTTACTTCCTGCTTAAAGGACAAACCCTTCCCGCTTTATGGCAATAAGCCTACCCCAGCGGTTGATTATACCTTTGCTGCTACGGCCGATTCGCTGCAGGAGAAAACTTACACCACGTTTCTGTCTGCCAATGGTAATTATTTTGTGCAGAACAATGCCGGCAACACCAATTATAACTACTGGCCGCAGGCCCACACGCTTGATGTTTTTACCGACGCTTACTTGCGCACCAAGAACGATATTTACAAACAGCGCATGAAATCGTTATTAAATGGTACCCGCATTACCAATGGTAACAAATATCAGAACGAGTATTATGACGATATGGAGTGGCTGGCGCTTGCAAGCCTGCGTGCCTTTGAGGCAACCGGTGACAATGATTATATGAATGCCGCCAATATTTTATGGACCGACATAAAAACAGGCAAAAACGATAACCAGGGTGGTGGTATTGCCTGGAGAAAATCGCAGCTTGATTATAAAAATACCCCGGCAAATGCGCCCGCTATAATTTTCGCGGCCCGCCTTTACCGCTTAGAGCACAATGCCGACGATCTGGCCATTGCCAAAGAATTGTACTCGTGGTTGAAAACCACCCTGGTTGACCCGGGCAGCGGCATAGTTTGGGATGGTATTAACGGCGACCATGACGGGCAGATCAGCAAAAATAAATTTACTTATAACCAGGGTACGTTTATCGGCGCCGCGCTTGAGCTTTATAACGTTACCGGCGATGCCGCTTATTTAGCCGATGCTGTACGCACGGCATCAGCTACAATAAAAGATCTGGATATTGCACCGGGAGGCCTGCTGAGAAACGAAGGCCAGGGCGACGGTGGTTTGTTTAAAGGTATTTTGGTACGGTACTTAACCTTACTTACCCTTAAAGATGACGTTGCTGCCGCCGACCGCGAAGCTTACGCCAAATTTTTAAAATATAATGCCGAAACCTTATTTGTAAAAGGGATAAGCAGGCCCGACCTTATGGTTAGCCCCGACTGGAAATCAAAACCATCGGGCACTACAGACCTCACCACGCAGATAAGCGGGGTTACGATGATGGAAGCCGCAGCCACGTTAAAAGCAGCCGGCAAATTTTAA